The proteins below are encoded in one region of Brachyspira intermedia PWS/A:
- a CDS encoding chemotaxis protein CheA, translated as MDDYIKSLLKDFFEEAFEMLDRLEQNILILDNERNNVDAIQEIFRAVHTLKGSAGAVELVETQKYAHRFEDLLDLIRNNKIEVDDATIDVLLKGIDILKDLINTASEESEYSGDIEAEIKKLEDFKNMKLGQGPAPSSGDAPAAAPSGNAPAAPEAEKKINKYELLPNDSDLLGIIRDNVEENVKTKLVHVSFDPESPMRTVGGVQVFVALKDVGEIMGSIPPLEALEGDEFYEHVTYILAAIKEDQTIIDAITLPDVTKEISIEEIILEEYEKFLQEKKQKEEAQKAKESSASSNAAKKPDAAKGGKDHKVERQSSFLRVESDRIDAMMNQVGELVTNKSSYVQYDDDLTSYQKIIGTGINEVKRYYRDSIVQILRKFEEHLQKKEAKEIRNTYIDGFNNKLNEFVKMEEEFKNTLDRFRNSYQLLTRVTNELQETVMKIRMLPIAQTFNRFPRLIRDLSRDLGKEVKLEMYGEETELDKSVIEVLVDPLVHIIRNAMDHGIELPEDREKAGKPRTGTVVLSASHEGNLIIIKISDDGKGMIPQKIFESAVKKGLVSADAKLSERQMLEYIFAPGFSTAAKITNVSGRGVGMDVVKKSLEKINGTVGIETEWGKGSTFFLRIPLTVAIIQALIVDAEKEYYAVPINSILETVKIDVKDIQELEGIEVIKVRDDVINVLSIKELFRLPSRYNNIKSYYAVILSSEGKKVALLVNNLIGEQDIVIKTLKDNITKSEGLAGATVLGDGTVSFILDIQTIVSLGTKRIIERGKVNNNKGNKNDLRSFIEKLKNNEIPEIQQ; from the coding sequence ATGGATGATTATATAAAAAGTCTGCTTAAAGATTTCTTTGAAGAAGCATTTGAAATGCTAGATAGACTTGAACAAAATATTCTTATTTTGGATAATGAAAGAAACAATGTTGATGCAATACAGGAAATATTTAGGGCCGTTCATACTTTAAAAGGAAGTGCCGGTGCTGTAGAACTCGTTGAAACACAAAAATACGCCCACAGATTTGAAGACTTATTAGATTTAATAAGAAATAATAAAATAGAAGTAGATGATGCTACTATAGATGTACTTTTAAAAGGTATAGATATATTAAAAGACCTTATTAATACTGCAAGCGAAGAAAGCGAATATTCAGGAGATATAGAAGCGGAAATAAAAAAATTAGAAGATTTCAAAAACATGAAATTAGGACAAGGTCCTGCCCCTTCTTCTGGAGATGCTCCTGCTGCAGCTCCATCTGGAAATGCTCCTGCTGCCCCTGAAGCTGAAAAAAAGATAAATAAATATGAACTTCTTCCAAATGACAGCGATTTATTAGGAATAATAAGGGATAATGTAGAAGAAAATGTTAAAACAAAATTGGTTCATGTAAGTTTTGATCCTGAAAGCCCTATGAGAACTGTAGGTGGGGTTCAAGTATTCGTTGCATTAAAAGATGTAGGCGAAATAATGGGAAGTATACCTCCTCTTGAAGCCTTGGAAGGTGATGAATTCTATGAACATGTAACTTATATACTAGCCGCTATTAAAGAAGATCAAACAATAATAGATGCTATTACCTTACCTGATGTTACTAAAGAAATATCAATAGAAGAAATAATACTTGAAGAATATGAAAAATTCCTTCAAGAGAAAAAACAAAAAGAAGAAGCTCAAAAAGCAAAAGAATCTTCTGCTTCTTCAAATGCTGCTAAAAAACCTGATGCTGCTAAAGGCGGTAAAGATCATAAAGTAGAAAGACAAAGTTCATTCTTAAGGGTAGAAAGTGATAGAATTGATGCTATGATGAACCAAGTTGGAGAGCTTGTAACAAATAAAAGTTCTTATGTACAGTATGATGATGATCTTACTTCATATCAAAAAATTATAGGTACTGGCATCAATGAAGTAAAAAGATATTATAGAGATAGTATTGTTCAGATACTTAGAAAATTTGAAGAGCATTTACAGAAAAAAGAAGCTAAAGAAATCAGAAACACATATATTGACGGATTCAATAATAAATTAAACGAATTTGTAAAAATGGAAGAAGAGTTTAAAAATACTTTGGACAGATTCAGAAACTCTTATCAGCTTCTTACAAGGGTAACAAATGAACTTCAGGAAACTGTAATGAAAATTAGGATGCTTCCTATAGCTCAAACTTTTAACAGATTCCCTCGCCTTATAAGAGATTTATCAAGAGATTTAGGTAAAGAAGTAAAATTAGAAATGTACGGAGAGGAAACTGAATTAGATAAATCCGTTATTGAAGTTTTAGTTGACCCATTAGTTCACATCATAAGAAATGCTATGGACCATGGTATAGAACTTCCTGAAGATAGGGAAAAAGCTGGAAAGCCTAGAACAGGTACTGTTGTTTTGAGTGCTTCGCATGAGGGTAACTTGATCATCATAAAAATATCAGATGATGGTAAAGGAATGATACCTCAAAAAATATTTGAAAGTGCCGTTAAAAAAGGACTTGTATCTGCTGATGCTAAACTTTCAGAAAGACAAATGCTTGAATATATATTTGCTCCTGGTTTCTCTACTGCTGCTAAAATTACCAATGTATCCGGAAGGGGTGTTGGTATGGATGTTGTTAAGAAAAGTTTGGAGAAAATAAATGGTACTGTAGGTATAGAAACAGAATGGGGAAAAGGTTCTACTTTCTTCCTAAGAATTCCTCTTACTGTTGCTATTATTCAGGCTCTTATAGTTGATGCTGAAAAAGAATATTATGCAGTTCCTATTAACAGTATATTAGAAACTGTAAAAATAGATGTTAAAGATATTCAAGAATTGGAAGGAATAGAAGTTATCAAAGTTAGAGATGATGTTATCAATGTACTAAGTATTAAAGAATTATTCAGACTTCCTTCAAGATACAATAATATAAAATCTTACTATGCTGTTATACTTTCTTCTGAAGGTAAAAAAGTAGCATTACTTGTTAATAACTTAATAGGTGAACAAGATATAGTTATTAAAACTCTTAAAGATAATATTACAAAATCAGAAGGTTTAGCAGGGGCCACTGTTTTGGGTGATGGTACTGTAAGCTTCATTTTGGATATACAAACAATAGTAAGTCTTGGTACTAAGAGAATCATTGAAAGAGGAAAAGTCAATAATAATAAAGGCAATAAAAACGATTTAAGAAGCTTTATTGAAAAATTAAAAAATAATGAAATACCTGAAATACAGCAATAA
- a CDS encoding UDP-glucose dehydrogenase family protein, translated as MKICIIGTGYVGLITGACLAEMGNYVICVDNDEGKLKKLKNGITPLYEPGLEELIVANVSEGRLEFTDDLSYAVKESIACFIAVGTPSGDDGSCDLSFVLSVANDIGKSMNGYKVIVDKSTVPVGTHKLVEDEIKKHYSGEFDVVSNPEFLKQGAAVDDFLKPDRVVIGSNSEKAIDIMRDIYNPFTRTGNPIIIMDVRSAEMTKYAANAFLATKISFANEIANICEKVGANADLVRIGMSSDRRIGNQFLFHGLGYGGSCFPKDVQALIKTASDYGIDSDLLKATHQVNVNQRKIFVEKILKYYNNDIKDKTFALWGLAFKPRTNDMREAPAITIINMLLEAGAKIRAYDPKAFDNAKYIFGDKIYYAENSYDALKNADALILVTEWNEFRRPSFDKIKELLKEPVIFDGRNQYDKNRMKERGIKYFSLGVADN; from the coding sequence ATGAAAATATGTATAATAGGTACAGGTTATGTAGGACTTATTACAGGTGCTTGTTTAGCTGAGATGGGTAACTATGTAATATGTGTTGATAATGATGAAGGAAAATTAAAAAAACTTAAAAATGGTATTACACCATTATATGAACCTGGTTTGGAAGAACTTATAGTTGCCAATGTTTCTGAAGGAAGATTGGAATTTACAGATGATTTGTCTTATGCTGTAAAAGAGTCTATTGCATGTTTTATTGCTGTAGGAACTCCTTCAGGTGATGATGGAAGCTGCGATTTAAGTTTTGTACTTTCTGTAGCTAATGATATTGGAAAATCTATGAATGGATATAAAGTTATAGTAGACAAATCAACTGTACCTGTTGGAACTCATAAATTAGTAGAAGATGAAATAAAAAAACATTATAGCGGTGAATTTGATGTTGTTTCTAATCCTGAGTTTTTAAAACAAGGTGCTGCTGTTGATGATTTTTTAAAGCCTGACAGAGTAGTTATAGGTTCTAACTCTGAAAAAGCTATAGATATAATGAGAGATATTTATAATCCTTTTACTAGAACAGGAAATCCTATAATTATAATGGATGTACGTTCTGCCGAAATGACTAAATATGCAGCTAATGCTTTTCTTGCTACTAAAATATCTTTTGCTAATGAAATTGCTAATATATGTGAAAAAGTAGGTGCTAATGCTGATTTAGTAAGAATCGGTATGTCTAGTGATAGGAGAATAGGAAATCAATTTTTATTCCATGGTTTAGGATATGGAGGAAGCTGTTTTCCAAAAGATGTACAGGCTTTGATAAAAACTGCATCTGATTATGGTATAGATTCTGATTTACTTAAAGCTACTCATCAAGTTAATGTTAATCAAAGAAAAATTTTTGTTGAAAAGATATTAAAATATTATAATAATGATATCAAGGATAAAACTTTCGCATTATGGGGATTAGCGTTCAAGCCTAGAACTAATGATATGAGAGAAGCTCCTGCCATCACTATTATAAATATGCTTTTGGAGGCTGGTGCTAAAATTAGGGCATATGATCCTAAAGCTTTTGATAATGCCAAGTATATATTTGGTGATAAAATATATTATGCTGAAAACTCTTATGATGCTTTGAAAAATGCTGATGCTTTGATTTTAGTTACAGAATGGAATGAGTTTAGAAGACCTAGTTTTGATAAAATAAAGGAATTATTAAAAGAGCCTGTTATATTTGACGGCAGAAATCAATATGATAAGAACAGAATGAAAGAAAGAGGTATTAAATACTTTTCATTAGGTGTTGCTGATAATTAA
- a CDS encoding metallophosphoesterase: MIYFISDTHFFYMPANRKKLFNDYESMHDCLVNNWNNKINKEDDVYIVGDFSNDKGYLKTTELLKSLNGNKYLIKGNNDKFLDNDKFDRKLFKFVKDYYVLDIKDYGNIIKKIVLFHYPILEWEGYYNNTMLIHGHWHKDKKYHHLAFNVACDIHNFSPLSINEILEMVLNE, translated from the coding sequence ATGATATATTTTATTTCCGATACACATTTTTTTTATATGCCGGCAAATAGGAAGAAGTTATTTAATGATTATGAATCTATGCATGATTGTTTAGTAAATAATTGGAATAACAAAATAAATAAAGAAGATGATGTATATATAGTTGGTGATTTTTCTAATGATAAAGGATATTTAAAAACTACTGAATTATTAAAATCATTGAATGGAAATAAATACCTTATAAAAGGAAATAATGATAAATTTTTAGATAATGATAAATTTGATAGGAAACTATTTAAATTTGTTAAAGATTATTATGTTTTGGATATAAAAGACTATGGTAATATAATAAAAAAAATAGTTTTATTTCATTATCCTATATTGGAATGGGAAGGCTATTATAATAATACTATGCTTATACATGGACACTGGCATAAAGATAAAAAGTATCATCATTTAGCATTTAATGTTGCATGTGATATTCATAA